The following proteins are co-located in the Pseudomonas fluorescens genome:
- a CDS encoding MaoC/PaaZ C-terminal domain-containing protein → MEWRTLDSTPFLPPLYWRAALKRKITGSTLPDEGLRCHLRVNPEHLAAYRQVCGFADSPVLPGTYPHVLAFGLQMQLLTDKQFPFPLLGLIHLSNRIRIHRPLGGVSHLMVGVHANNLQPHAKGATFDIVTTVQDSLGLLWEAESRMLCRGVKLEGTPHDDHVSATGDVSELARWKAPADIGRRYARVSGDYNPIHLSALTAKLFGFPQAIAHGLWSLARTLAALDENVPAANVEIEVEFNKPVRLPSEVILLAHAAGASGELLLKGMGDLQHMAGKWHPIA, encoded by the coding sequence ATGGAGTGGCGGACATTAGACAGCACCCCGTTTCTGCCGCCGCTGTACTGGCGGGCGGCGCTCAAGCGCAAGATCACCGGCAGTACGTTGCCCGATGAAGGGCTGCGCTGCCACCTGCGCGTGAACCCCGAGCACCTGGCCGCTTATCGCCAGGTGTGCGGGTTTGCGGACAGCCCGGTGCTGCCGGGTACGTATCCGCACGTGCTGGCGTTCGGTTTGCAAATGCAATTACTCACCGACAAACAGTTTCCGTTCCCGCTGCTGGGGCTGATTCACCTGAGCAACCGCATCCGCATCCATCGCCCATTGGGCGGTGTGAGTCACCTGATGGTTGGCGTGCACGCGAACAACCTCCAGCCCCATGCCAAGGGCGCGACCTTTGATATCGTGACCACGGTGCAAGATTCCCTCGGTCTGTTGTGGGAAGCCGAGAGCCGAATGCTCTGTCGCGGAGTGAAACTGGAAGGCACGCCGCACGATGATCACGTGTCGGCCACAGGAGACGTCAGCGAATTGGCCCGTTGGAAGGCACCCGCCGATATCGGCCGCCGATATGCACGAGTATCCGGCGACTACAACCCGATCCACCTGAGCGCATTGACGGCCAAGCTCTTCGGCTTCCCGCAGGCGATCGCCCACGGGCTGTGGAGCCTGGCGCGAACGCTGGCCGCGCTGGATGAGAACGTGCCTGCTGCCAATGTTGAAATAGAGGTCGAATTCAACAAGCCCGTGCGCCTGCCCAGTGAAGTCATCTTACTGGCCCATGCCGCAGGTGCCAGCGGCGAGTTGCTGTTAAAGGGAATGGGTGACCTTCAGCATATGGCGGGCAAGTGGCACCCGATCGCATGA
- a CDS encoding Flp family type IVb pilin: protein MILDLLIKLHVQLQLLFHRKDGATAIEYLILVAIVALVILAAGTTLGPKITTFFGKIQTAITTT, encoded by the coding sequence ATGATTCTTGATCTGTTGATTAAACTCCATGTTCAACTTCAGTTACTTTTTCATCGCAAGGATGGCGCGACGGCGATTGAGTACCTCATTCTCGTGGCGATTGTTGCATTGGTGATTCTGGCAGCCGGGACGACGCTGGGGCCAAAAATCACGACATTCTTCGGGAAAATTCAGACGGCGATTACGACAACGTAA
- a CDS encoding 3-oxoacyl-ACP reductase, whose amino-acid sequence MSDRYIDFANSSLGHRLVAAIGLPSPVRLERWQAGRLRPVEGALLLGGGALAAKVLPFANKLTDAIYSYGPEPLAASAWIPGHGPKLKAVVFDASDLQHTDQLKQLREFFQPLLKNLAHSAHVVILGRAPETLSDPFAASAQRALEGFSRSLAKELRSGGVLQLLYVGEGAEDQLEGALRFFLSPKSAYICGQVIRLQACATPVADWTRPLAGRKALVTGAARGIGAAIAETLARDGADVIVLDVPQAKADLDALAARLGARTIVLDICAEDAAAQLIEHLPDGIDIVVHNAGITRDKTLANMTPEYWDAVLAVNLNAPQVLTKALLDSGTLHDNGRVVLLASISGIAGNRGQTNYAASKAGLIGLAQAWAPLLQERGISINAVAPGFIETQMTAHIPFALREAGRRMSSLGQGGLPQDVAEAVAWLGQPGSGAVSGQALRVCGQSLLGA is encoded by the coding sequence ATGTCTGACCGTTATATCGACTTCGCCAACTCAAGCCTCGGCCATCGCCTGGTCGCCGCCATTGGCCTGCCGTCACCGGTACGCCTGGAACGCTGGCAGGCCGGACGCCTGCGCCCGGTGGAAGGTGCGCTGTTGTTGGGTGGCGGCGCGCTCGCGGCCAAGGTGCTGCCGTTTGCCAATAAACTCACCGACGCGATTTACAGCTACGGCCCTGAGCCATTGGCCGCGTCCGCGTGGATCCCGGGGCATGGCCCCAAACTCAAGGCCGTGGTGTTCGATGCCAGCGACTTGCAGCACACCGACCAGCTCAAACAGCTGCGCGAATTCTTTCAGCCGTTGCTGAAAAATCTTGCACACAGCGCCCACGTGGTGATCCTTGGCCGCGCCCCGGAAACCCTCAGCGATCCGTTCGCCGCCAGCGCACAGCGTGCCCTCGAGGGCTTCAGCCGATCCCTGGCCAAAGAGCTGCGCAGCGGCGGGGTTCTGCAGTTGTTGTACGTCGGCGAAGGCGCCGAGGATCAGCTGGAAGGCGCGCTGCGATTCTTCCTCTCCCCCAAAAGTGCCTATATCTGCGGCCAGGTGATTCGCCTGCAAGCCTGCGCCACACCGGTCGCGGATTGGACTCGCCCGCTGGCCGGGCGCAAAGCGCTGGTCACTGGCGCCGCACGGGGTATTGGCGCCGCCATTGCCGAAACCCTGGCGCGCGACGGTGCCGATGTGATCGTACTGGATGTGCCCCAGGCCAAGGCTGATCTTGACGCGCTTGCGGCGCGCCTGGGGGCGCGCACTATCGTGCTGGATATCTGCGCCGAAGACGCCGCTGCACAGTTGATCGAACACTTGCCGGACGGCATCGACATCGTGGTGCACAACGCCGGCATCACCCGCGATAAAACCCTGGCCAATATGACCCCGGAATACTGGGACGCCGTACTGGCGGTCAATCTCAACGCGCCGCAGGTGCTGACCAAAGCCCTGCTGGACAGCGGCACCCTGCACGACAACGGCCGCGTGGTGCTGCTGGCTTCCATCAGTGGCATTGCCGGCAACCGTGGGCAAACCAATTATGCGGCCAGCAAGGCCGGCTTGATCGGCCTGGCTCAGGCGTGGGCCCCTTTGCTTCAAGAACGCGGCATCAGCATCAACGCGGTTGCCCCCGGTTTTATCGAAACCCAGATGACCGCGCACATTCCCTTCGCCCTGCGTGAGGCTGGGCGCCGCATGAGCTCATTGGGCCAGGGTGGTTTGCCGCAAGACGTGGCCGAAGCGGTGGCCTGGCTCGGTCAGCCGGGTTCCGGAGCGGTCAGCGGCCAAGCATTGCGGGTGTGCGGGCAAAGCCTGCTGGGAGCGTGA
- a CDS encoding ShlB/FhaC/HecB family hemolysin secretion/activation protein, whose translation MRVLTPLFLLTLSAYVQAETLPSFLNSNDTIRNLPVPNLPADAYRPVTPQTQVPQAPATQNQPLQMDTKVTIRKLQIEGGTIYPLTETAQAYAALLGHETNLAQLIEATRSITRRYQQDGYLLSYAFLPQQTFENGLVRVVLVEGYIKDYQQSGDIGAVSAYVDKLANKLMAERPLTRKTFERYTTLMGRIPGVTLQAQVPPPGTTDGAAHMKIEATRKPFTTSMSLVDDNRNGTQALLTATSNSQTSMGEQFYVSGLFPPGDDKQHYYRVGYSQFINAEGSQVVVGAERYRADPKSNIQLNGGFELKPHQSIDRYTIGLSHPLIASPNESLTLATRLYAVDQTTRYQLVGYPQRFDIETNLRALAFEGDWRKSDTRQLRILSAGLYQGINGLGATTRSDLEVTKPDLDFFRLRLSGVQSDKFFDNWQGVLSGAFYWSDSTLPDSERATFGGQNFGRGYPDDQASGDKGWGAAYEVNYSFNRAGEWLKVVQPYVVLDRAKTWFNELPAKSNDLSSAAVGVRFGDNKYYNIALEAAKPMSDIALDSFNRRPRYTLSFSYQL comes from the coding sequence ATGCGCGTGTTGACTCCGTTGTTTTTGCTTACCCTCAGTGCTTACGTTCAGGCTGAGACCCTTCCCAGTTTCCTCAACAGCAACGACACCATTCGCAACCTGCCGGTGCCTAACCTACCTGCCGACGCCTATCGACCCGTCACGCCACAAACCCAGGTGCCGCAAGCACCCGCCACCCAGAACCAGCCGTTGCAGATGGACACCAAAGTCACCATCCGCAAGCTGCAGATCGAGGGCGGCACGATCTATCCACTGACCGAAACGGCCCAGGCTTACGCAGCGTTGCTCGGCCATGAAACCAACCTCGCGCAATTGATCGAAGCCACCCGCAGCATCACGCGTCGCTATCAACAGGACGGCTACCTGTTGTCCTACGCGTTCTTGCCGCAACAGACCTTCGAAAATGGCCTGGTGCGCGTGGTATTGGTCGAGGGGTACATCAAGGATTACCAGCAAAGCGGTGACATCGGCGCGGTGTCGGCCTACGTCGACAAACTGGCCAACAAGCTCATGGCCGAACGCCCTCTCACGCGCAAGACGTTCGAGCGCTACACCACCCTGATGGGGCGTATCCCCGGCGTGACCTTGCAGGCGCAAGTGCCGCCGCCGGGCACCACTGATGGGGCCGCGCACATGAAGATCGAAGCCACGCGCAAACCCTTCACCACCAGCATGAGCCTGGTCGATGACAACCGTAACGGCACGCAAGCATTGCTCACCGCTACCAGCAACTCCCAGACGTCGATGGGCGAGCAATTCTACGTCAGTGGTTTGTTCCCACCGGGTGACGATAAACAGCACTACTACCGCGTGGGCTACAGCCAGTTCATCAACGCCGAGGGCAGCCAAGTGGTGGTGGGCGCCGAGCGCTATCGCGCCGACCCCAAAAGCAACATCCAGCTTAACGGTGGCTTCGAACTCAAACCGCATCAGTCGATTGATCGCTACACCATCGGCCTCAGCCATCCGCTGATTGCCTCACCGAATGAATCACTGACCCTGGCTACACGCCTGTACGCGGTGGACCAAACCACGCGCTATCAACTGGTGGGTTACCCGCAGCGTTTCGACATCGAAACCAACCTGCGCGCCCTGGCCTTCGAGGGCGACTGGCGCAAGTCCGACACGCGCCAACTGCGCATCCTCAGCGCCGGGCTTTACCAAGGCATCAACGGCTTGGGCGCCACGACGCGCAGTGACCTGGAGGTGACGAAACCCGACCTGGACTTCTTCCGCCTGCGCCTCTCCGGCGTGCAAAGCGACAAGTTCTTCGATAACTGGCAGGGCGTGCTGTCGGGGGCGTTCTACTGGAGCGACAGCACCTTGCCCGACAGCGAGCGCGCCACATTCGGCGGGCAGAACTTCGGCCGCGGATACCCCGATGATCAAGCCTCAGGCGACAAAGGCTGGGGCGCGGCGTACGAGGTCAACTACAGCTTCAATCGCGCCGGCGAGTGGCTCAAGGTTGTGCAACCTTATGTGGTGCTCGACCGTGCCAAGACCTGGTTCAACGAACTGCCAGCCAAAAGCAATGACCTGTCATCCGCTGCCGTGGGCGTGCGCTTTGGCGATAACAAGTACTACAACATTGCGCTGGAAGCGGCCAAACCGATGTCGGACATCGCCCTGGACAGCTTCAATCGGCGCCCGCGTTATACGCTGAGCTTCAGCTATCAACTCTGA
- a CDS encoding response regulator: MNAAAIPCRQQILLVDDEEDALVELAESLENEGFVCFTATSVTFALQELTLHPDIALVITDLRMPEESGISLIKRLREHTARQHLPVIVMSGHAEMDDVSDMLRLQVLDLFRKPIYLKRLFDTLDSLFPLRKSSL; encoded by the coding sequence ATGAATGCTGCAGCTATACCTTGCCGTCAACAGATCCTGTTGGTGGACGACGAAGAAGATGCCCTCGTTGAACTGGCGGAATCGCTGGAGAACGAGGGCTTCGTTTGTTTTACGGCGACCTCCGTCACCTTTGCCTTGCAGGAACTGACCCTGCACCCCGATATCGCGCTGGTCATTACCGACCTGCGGATGCCCGAGGAAAGTGGTATCTCGTTGATCAAGCGTTTGCGCGAACACACCGCTCGTCAACACTTGCCGGTGATCGTGATGTCGGGCCATGCCGAGATGGATGACGTCAGCGATATGTTGCGTCTGCAAGTGCTGGATCTGTTCCGCAAACCGATTTACCTGAAGCGCTTGTTCGATACCCTCGACAGCCTTTTCCCGCTGAGAAAGTCCTCCCTGTGA
- a CDS encoding type II and III secretion system protein family protein, whose translation MSRRFAPVFTLKIACALMLSNVSVGMAVAAPGNCGSLGQLPAALSVGEGLQQELQSPVAITRLAIGDPKIADVHLNGDRGFLLTGVASGTTSLMVWTACSNTPRQSMVFVKGKATSALTNLALSPSDDPLLPSQVQTDIRFVEVSRTKLKEASTSIFGRGGNFLFGSPSNVANPVSTPFRGNLPVNGDTFNIGFGGGRVSAMINALESSGFAYTLARPSLVAMSGQSATFLAGGEVPIPVPSSGSNSISIEYKEFGIRLTLTPTVIDHNRISLKVAPEVSELDYTNAVIIQNISVPALTIRRTDTSVSLADGESFVISGLISSNNSTNISKFPGLGDIPVLGAFFRDSSVKRQDKELLMIVTPHLVQPLAANAQLPSLPGEKLRNYDPNWYRLYFLENGNFDRLNGLSQ comes from the coding sequence ATGAGCCGACGTTTCGCACCGGTGTTCACGCTGAAAATCGCCTGTGCCCTGATGCTGTCGAATGTGTCTGTGGGTATGGCCGTGGCCGCCCCAGGCAACTGCGGCAGCCTGGGCCAACTGCCCGCCGCACTCTCGGTAGGCGAGGGCCTGCAACAGGAGCTGCAATCACCCGTCGCGATCACGCGCCTGGCGATCGGCGACCCGAAAATTGCCGATGTCCACCTCAACGGGGATCGCGGTTTCCTGCTGACCGGTGTCGCTTCCGGCACCACCAGCCTGATGGTCTGGACCGCCTGCTCGAACACCCCGCGCCAGAGCATGGTGTTCGTCAAAGGCAAGGCCACCTCGGCCCTCACCAACCTCGCACTGTCGCCTTCCGATGACCCGCTGCTGCCCAGCCAGGTGCAGACCGACATTCGTTTTGTCGAGGTCAGCCGCACCAAGCTCAAGGAAGCCAGCACGTCGATCTTCGGGCGCGGCGGCAACTTCCTGTTCGGCAGCCCCAGCAACGTGGCCAACCCGGTGAGTACGCCGTTTCGCGGCAACCTGCCGGTCAACGGCGACACCTTCAATATCGGCTTCGGTGGCGGGCGTGTCTCGGCCATGATCAACGCCCTGGAAAGCAGCGGTTTTGCCTACACCCTGGCGCGTCCAAGCCTGGTAGCCATGAGCGGCCAGAGCGCGACGTTCCTCGCGGGCGGCGAAGTGCCGATTCCAGTGCCCAGCAGCGGTAGCAACAGCATCTCGATCGAGTACAAGGAGTTCGGGATTCGCCTGACCCTGACCCCGACCGTGATCGACCACAACCGGATCTCCCTCAAAGTCGCACCGGAAGTCAGCGAGCTGGACTACACCAACGCGGTGATCATCCAGAACATTTCGGTACCGGCCCTGACCATCCGCCGCACCGACACCAGCGTGTCGCTGGCAGACGGTGAAAGCTTCGTGATCAGCGGCCTGATCAGCAGCAACAACAGCACCAATATCAGCAAATTCCCCGGCCTCGGCGACATCCCGGTCCTGGGGGCGTTCTTTCGCGATTCCTCGGTTAAACGCCAGGACAAAGAACTGCTGATGATCGTCACGCCGCACCTGGTGCAACCGTTGGCGGCCAACGCCCAACTACCGTCCTTGCCGGGTGAGAAGCTGCGCAACTACGACCCGAACTGGTACCGCCTGTATTTTCTGGAAAACGGTAATTTCGACCGACTCAACGGTTTGTCCCAATGA
- a CDS encoding acetyl-CoA C-acetyltransferase: MTQLRRVAIIGGNRIPFARSNGPYATASNQAMLTAALEGLIERYNLHGLRIGEVAAGAVLKHSRDFNLTRECVLGSRLSPQTPAYDIQQACGTGLEAALLVANKIALGQIECGIAGGVDTTSDAPIGVNEGLRKLLLQANRSKSMADKLKVLLQLRPHHLKPELPRNGEPRTGLSMGQHCELMAQTWQIPRAEQDQLALESHQKMAASYAEGWHNDLLTPFLGLTRDNNVRADLTLEKLASLKPAFERSEKGTLTAGNSTPLTDGASLVLLGSEAWAKARGLPILAYLRDGEAAAVDFVNGAEGLLMAPVYAVLRLLARNGLTLQDFDYYEIHEAFAAQVLCTLKAWEDADYCKTRLGLDAPLGAIDRSRLNVKGSSLAAGHPFAATGGRIVANLAKLLDAAGKGRGLISICAAGGQGVTAIIER; this comes from the coding sequence ATGACTCAATTGCGCCGTGTAGCGATCATTGGCGGTAATCGCATCCCCTTCGCCCGCTCCAATGGCCCTTATGCCACGGCGAGTAACCAGGCGATGTTGACGGCGGCGCTGGAAGGCTTGATCGAACGCTACAACCTGCACGGCCTGCGCATCGGCGAGGTGGCGGCGGGGGCGGTGCTCAAGCATTCACGGGATTTCAACCTGACCCGCGAGTGCGTGCTGGGCTCGCGCCTGTCGCCGCAAACGCCGGCATACGACATTCAACAGGCGTGCGGCACCGGCCTGGAAGCGGCGTTGCTGGTGGCCAATAAGATCGCCCTGGGCCAGATCGAGTGTGGGATTGCCGGTGGCGTCGACACCACGTCCGACGCGCCGATCGGCGTGAATGAGGGGCTGCGCAAGCTCCTGCTGCAAGCCAACCGCAGCAAGTCCATGGCGGATAAATTAAAAGTCTTGTTACAACTTCGTCCGCATCACCTCAAACCGGAACTGCCGCGTAATGGCGAACCGCGCACCGGCTTGTCGATGGGCCAGCACTGCGAGCTGATGGCGCAGACCTGGCAAATCCCCCGCGCCGAGCAAGATCAACTGGCGCTGGAAAGCCACCAGAAAATGGCTGCGTCCTACGCCGAAGGTTGGCACAACGATTTACTCACACCCTTTCTGGGCCTTACCCGTGATAACAACGTGCGCGCGGACTTGACCCTGGAAAAACTCGCCAGTCTCAAACCGGCGTTCGAGCGTAGCGAAAAGGGCACGCTCACCGCGGGCAACTCGACGCCGCTGACCGACGGTGCCTCCCTGGTATTGCTGGGCAGTGAAGCCTGGGCCAAGGCGCGCGGTTTGCCGATCCTCGCCTACTTGCGCGATGGTGAAGCGGCTGCGGTGGATTTCGTCAACGGTGCCGAAGGCCTGTTGATGGCGCCGGTGTATGCCGTGCTGCGCCTGCTGGCGAGGAACGGCCTGACGTTGCAGGACTTTGATTATTACGAGATTCACGAAGCGTTCGCTGCCCAGGTGTTGTGCACGCTCAAGGCCTGGGAAGATGCCGACTACTGCAAGACGCGCCTGGGGCTGGATGCGCCGCTGGGCGCCATCGACCGCAGCCGGCTCAACGTCAAAGGCAGTTCATTGGCGGCCGGGCACCCGTTTGCCGCCACCGGCGGGCGCATTGTCGCCAATCTGGCCAAGCTGCTGGACGCAGCGGGCAAGGGCCGTGGGCTGATTTCGATCTGCGCCGCCGGCGGTCAGGGCGTGACGGCGATCATCGAACGCTAA
- the cpaB gene encoding Flp pilus assembly protein CpaB, whose translation MNTRLSMVLAGVLLIGALFAGYWGLVLSRQPAPLPPPLPQAAPVEKAVAVVEDQTRQPVVVLAHDVPPFVALNAADLAVEKLRTVPVGSLTSVDQAIGRTPWRALRAGTWLNDESFTAGGPLARMIRPDERALAVAVDEVIGAAGQLSPGDYVDVLLYLRQDAANLEQSAQVVVPAMRLLSVGDQMGLTNDGAPATPPALTAEEKAQRHAPSRTVVLAVPEQLLSRLMLATQAGTLRLAVRSADERLLSHYWAGESDAPGNLQSANRDLYQFTQLAFAQAPKKLAQGSPRRTGVEVIRGNQATQQTPD comes from the coding sequence ATGAACACGCGGTTGAGCATGGTACTGGCGGGTGTGCTTTTGATAGGTGCGCTGTTTGCCGGTTATTGGGGGCTGGTGCTCAGTCGTCAACCTGCCCCTTTGCCGCCACCACTGCCACAGGCTGCACCGGTCGAAAAGGCGGTGGCCGTGGTGGAAGATCAAACCCGCCAACCGGTGGTGGTGTTGGCCCATGATGTACCACCCTTTGTTGCGCTGAATGCCGCCGACCTGGCCGTGGAAAAACTGCGCACAGTACCCGTCGGCAGCTTGACCAGCGTTGACCAGGCCATCGGCCGCACGCCCTGGCGAGCCCTGCGCGCCGGCACCTGGCTGAACGATGAGAGCTTCACCGCCGGCGGCCCGCTGGCCCGCATGATCCGCCCGGACGAACGCGCCCTGGCCGTCGCGGTCGATGAAGTGATTGGTGCCGCTGGCCAACTGAGTCCCGGTGACTACGTGGATGTGCTGCTGTACCTGCGCCAGGACGCCGCCAACCTCGAACAATCGGCACAAGTGGTGGTCCCGGCCATGCGCCTGCTCAGCGTCGGCGATCAAATGGGCCTGACCAACGACGGTGCCCCGGCCACACCACCGGCGCTCACCGCCGAGGAAAAAGCCCAACGCCACGCGCCCTCTCGCACCGTGGTGCTGGCAGTGCCCGAGCAACTGCTGAGCCGCCTGATGCTGGCGACCCAGGCCGGCACCTTGCGCCTGGCGGTGCGCAGCGCCGATGAACGCTTGCTGAGCCACTACTGGGCCGGCGAAAGCGATGCGCCGGGCAACCTGCAAAGCGCCAACCGCGATCTCTACCAATTCACTCAACTGGCCTTTGCCCAAGCCCCGAAAAAACTCGCCCAGGGCAGCCCACGCCGCACCGGTGTTGAAGTGATACGTGGCAATCAAGCAACCCAACAAACACCCGACTGA
- a CDS encoding collagen-like triple helix repeat-containing protein, with the protein MKTQTQVVLWKTSTALALIMAMSLGGCSSGGGGHHSSVAASSPDAGAGTGGGTGGGGTGGGTGGGTGGGTDGGTGGGTGGGTGGGTGGGTDGGTGGGTGGGTGGGTGGGTGGGTGGGTGGGTGGGTGGGTGGGTGGGTGGGTGGGTGGGTGGGTGGGTGGGTGGGTGGGTGGGTGSVTPLVTGQIVGALGTTVGNVGTAVGNIGSSLNGVPIVGVTAGGLVTSTGNAVTSIGTGVTTGLGSLGTDSNSLGKTVAGVGTGVANLGTGVSTAGQSLGTTLSGVPVVGGLTGGVGTAAGGLVNTAGQAVTMLGDTLSTASTTGPLGSLTNTVGSKVLVPVVSLVENTTGNLGTATGLGSPVNGLLNKVGSTVTGVGGQVASAGGAGNPVTTVVGGALTGVGSVLDKSGGYVAPASAAPASGIPELVGGLVANVGNGLNAGNTNGTVSAAGVTGGALGGTVASLGTVIGGNGVANTAATAPVASVATTVGAALNPVTTGVASLTQNVGTTTGVGAPVNGLVTQVGGAVSGVGTTLTAANANPVTNAVGTTVTAVGNTVGAVGGLVTGGTGSGGGLLGGLTVGAGTSAPASGTTSTGTSGGLGGLLNGLTGK; encoded by the coding sequence ATGAAAACTCAAACTCAAGTAGTGTTATGGAAAACAAGTACCGCGCTGGCCCTGATCATGGCGATGAGCCTCGGTGGCTGCAGCAGCGGTGGTGGCGGGCATCACAGCAGCGTGGCGGCATCCTCGCCTGACGCAGGCGCGGGAACCGGCGGTGGCACGGGTGGCGGTGGTACGGGCGGTGGTACGGGCGGTGGCACCGGTGGCGGTACTGACGGCGGCACGGGCGGCGGTACTGGCGGTGGCACGGGCGGTGGAACCGGTGGCGGTACTGACGGTGGCACGGGCGGTGGAACCGGTGGCGGTACTGGCGGTGGCACGGGTGGCGGAACCGGTGGCGGTACTGGCGGTGGCACGGGTGGCGGAACCGGTGGCGGTACTGGCGGTGGCACCGGTGGCGGTACTGGCGGTGGCACGGGTGGCGGAACCGGTGGCGGTACTGGCGGTGGCACCGGTGGCGGTACTGGCGGTGGCACGGGCGGCGGAACCGGTGGCGGTACGGGTGGTGGCACGGGCGGCGGCACTGGCTCGGTAACACCGCTGGTAACAGGCCAGATCGTCGGCGCCCTGGGCACCACCGTCGGCAACGTAGGCACAGCGGTGGGTAACATTGGTTCGAGCTTGAACGGTGTTCCAATTGTCGGCGTTACCGCTGGCGGCCTGGTCACGTCCACCGGCAATGCCGTCACCAGTATCGGCACCGGTGTCACAACAGGCCTGGGCTCCCTGGGTACCGACAGCAACTCCCTGGGCAAAACGGTTGCTGGCGTAGGCACCGGCGTCGCCAATCTGGGCACCGGCGTGTCCACTGCGGGCCAATCCCTGGGCACCACACTGAGTGGCGTACCCGTGGTGGGTGGCTTGACCGGAGGCGTAGGCACAGCAGCGGGTGGATTGGTTAATACTGCCGGTCAGGCAGTCACCATGCTCGGCGATACCCTTAGCACCGCCAGCACCACCGGCCCACTGGGCTCGTTGACGAATACGGTGGGCAGCAAAGTGCTGGTGCCTGTGGTTTCCCTGGTGGAAAACACCACCGGCAACCTCGGCACGGCCACCGGCCTGGGCAGTCCGGTCAATGGCCTGCTGAATAAAGTCGGCAGTACCGTCACCGGCGTGGGCGGTCAAGTCGCCAGTGCCGGCGGTGCCGGCAACCCTGTCACGACGGTGGTGGGCGGTGCATTGACCGGGGTTGGCAGCGTGCTCGACAAGTCCGGCGGCTATGTCGCTCCTGCCAGCGCTGCGCCAGCCTCAGGCATACCTGAATTGGTGGGCGGACTGGTGGCCAATGTGGGTAACGGGCTGAATGCCGGCAACACCAACGGCACTGTCAGCGCAGCCGGTGTAACCGGCGGCGCACTGGGCGGCACCGTCGCCTCGCTGGGTACCGTGATCGGTGGCAATGGCGTCGCCAATACGGCCGCCACGGCGCCGGTGGCAAGCGTGGCCACCACCGTCGGCGCGGCCCTGAACCCTGTGACAACCGGTGTTGCCAGCCTGACGCAAAATGTCGGCACCACCACAGGCGTCGGCGCTCCGGTCAACGGTCTGGTGACCCAAGTCGGCGGTGCAGTCAGCGGCGTCGGCACCACGTTGACCGCCGCCAACGCCAACCCGGTGACTAACGCCGTGGGCACCACCGTCACCGCCGTCGGCAACACCGTGGGCGCGGTAGGTGGGTTGGTCACCGGCGGTACCGGCAGCGGTGGTGGCCTGCTCGGCGGTCTGACCGTCGGCGCCGGCACCAGTGCCCCGGCCAGTGGCACCACCAGCACCGGCACAAGTGGTGGTCTGGGAGGGTTGTTAAACGGTCTGACCGGCAAATAA
- a CDS encoding Flp family type IVb pilin, with product MVFNLLMRLYVQLQVFFQRKDGATAIEYLILVAIVALVVLAAGTTLGPQITTFIGKIQTAITTT from the coding sequence ATGGTCTTTAATCTGTTGATGAGACTGTATGTTCAACTCCAGGTATTTTTTCAGCGCAAGGACGGCGCAACGGCGATCGAATACCTTATTCTCGTTGCAATTGTAGCGCTGGTGGTACTGGCAGCCGGGACTACGCTGGGACCTCAGATTACGACCTTCATTGGTAAAATCCAGACCGCCATTACCACTACGTGA